The Methanohalophilus portucalensis DNA window CCTGAGGTTTGAAGTAAATGATTCCGGGATCGGTATTTCTCCGGCCCATTTGGAAGAATTGTTTAGATCTTTCAAAGAAATATATTCCGAATCCGGAGTGAAACCAAATAATAGTGTCCTGGGTCTTTCACTGGCTAAAGATTATATAGAATTGCATGGCGGAGAGATAAAAGTGGAAAGTGAACCCGGAGTCGGAAATACCTACATATTCACAATTCCAATCCAGCCTATTTAATGGAACTAAATGTTAACGATAGACTTTCATTCTAATTCCTTTTTTACCTGTGAAACCTATATATGCGAATACCTATTATTCTGGACTAAATTAAACACGGCAGGCGTTAAAAATGACATTGATGGATGAAGCAAAGAAGGGAAACATCCCCCCTCAGATACATAAGGTTGCAGAAAAAGAGGGTATTGATCCCGAAATCGTAAGAAAATATGTTGCAGAGGGTCTTATTACTATTCCAAAAAATGTGTTGAGGGAAACATATCCCAAAGCCATCGGAAAATGTATGGGTGTCAAAGTCAACGCCAATGTCGGAACCTCAAGAGATTTTGTTGATGTGGAAGATGAAGTTAAAAAGGCAGAAACTGCCGTTAAATATGGAGCAGACAGCATAATGGACCTCTCCACAGGGGGAGACCTGGATTCCACTCGCAAACTTCTCATGGAAGCCGTAGATGTACCCTTTGGTACAGTGCCAATCTATCAGGCGGCTTCATCCCAAAAAACTGTAGTTGATATGACTTCTGATGACATCATCAATGCTGTGCGCAAACATGCAGAAGATGGTGTGGATTTTGTGACAATCCATTCCGGAGTGAATCAGAACGCCTTGCAACGCCTGCGTAAAGGGGAGAGGGTGATGGATGTTGTCAGCAGGGGAGGCTCCTTTACAATTGCCTGGATGATTCACAATGAGCAGGAAAATCCCCTCTACAGTGAATTTGACTACCTGATAGAGATAGCAAAAGAATATGATATGACCCTGAGCCTGGGTGACGGAATGCGTCCGGGTTGTATCCATGATGCCTCAGATAATGCAAAATTCATGGAATTCATAACCCTGGGTGAACTTGTAAAAGAGGCACGTAAATCCAATGTCCAGACCTTTGTTGAAGGACCCGGTCATGTGGCAGCTGACGAGGTACAGCTGAGTGTGCAAAGCATGAAACAACTATGCCACGAAGCTCCCCTCTACCTGCTTGGTCCACTTGTTACGGATATTGCACCCGGTTATGACCATATTACAGGTGCAATTGGCGGAACCATTGCCGGCATGTCTGGAGCGGACTTCCTGTGCATGACCACTCCTGCAGAACACCTTGCCCTTCCCACCACAGACGACATCAGGGAGGGAGCGATTATCACAAAGATAGCAGCACATGCTGCCGATCTTACACGGCAGGGACAGCGTGAAAAGGCAAGAAAAACAGACCTCCAGATGGCACAAGCCAGACGTGACCTTGACTGGGAGAAACAATTTGACATTGCAATTGACAGTGAAAAACCTGCTGCCATCCGCCAGAGCCGCAAGACAGGAAGTGATGCATGTTCCATGTGCGGTGAACTCTGCGCCCTGAAAGTAGTACAGGATGCCCTGAAAGGTAATACTAAATAACAGGGCCTCAATTTTTTCTTTATGAAAATTACAGTGCTTGTGGATAATAATACTCTGATAGACAATTATTTTGAAGGTGAACCTGCTCTTTCCTTTTTTATCGAAGAAGAAGGAAAAAAAGTTCTTTTTGATACAGGTTATTCAGGTTTGTTCTTAAAAAACGCCGCTCTAATGGAAATAGATCCTGCAGGACTGGATTATGTAGTATTATCCCATGGGCATCTGGACCATACCTGGGGATTGACAGAACTGATAAAGTACTACACAAACCGGGAATTTCAGGAAAAAAAGGTAAATAAACCCACTCTTTTGTGTCACCCCCTTGCTCTGACACCTACTATTTTTGAAAATACAACACATATTGGCAATATAATAAACGATGAGGTTTTCAAAAATTACTTTGCCCCGAATTTAACAACAGAACCATTCTGGATTACTGAAAATCTTGTTTTCCTGGGAGAAATTCCCCGAAAACTGGAGTTTGAGACCACAAAAGCAATTGGAGATAAGCAAAATCCCAACGGGGATGTCATACCGGACAAAATGTCTGATGATTCGGCACTTGTGTGGTGCTCGGATGAAGGAATTGTCATCATAACAGGCTGTTCCCATGCGGGGATTTGCAACATAACTGAATACGCAAAGAAAGTCTGTAAAAAAGACACAATTATTGATATAATAGGCGGCTTTCACCTTTTATCTGCTTCTAGACAGCAACTCCGGAACACAGCAGAATATCTATACCAGAGAAATGTAAAAGATATCCACCCCTGCCATTGCACTGATCTTGAAGCAAAGATATTCCTTTCCGGATACTGCAATGTTAGAGAGGTTGGTGTCGGTTCAACTTTTCATTTTTAACTTTTTCTTCTCGCGTCTGCACATATTAAAAGCAAACTCGTCTATATATAGTAAAGTATATATACAACATAACCGTAGTCTAACCTGTCTAAAAATAGACAGGTATTGCTATAATAAAGAGGTGTGAATGGATGCAGCAACCTGAAAGAGAATACACAACAGCATGTAACCCTGCTATCGAAACTATAGGCCTGCTCAAAAGTTACATGCTCGCTGATCAGGAAATCCCAATATTACATGGACTTGATCTCACAATAAACCGCGGGGAATTCGTGGCGATAATGGGACCTTCAGGTTCCGGAAAAAGTACACTTATGAATATGCTTGGTTGCCTTGACAGGCCCACCATGGGAGAGGTACGGATAAACAATCGTAACATAAGTGAACTTTCTGATAGTGAAATTGCAAAATTACGAGGACTGGAAATAGGTTTTGTCTTTCAGAATTTCAATCTTATTTCCCGTATGAATGCTCTTGAAAATGTGCTGCTTCCAACCTACGAGAACAGCA harbors:
- the thiC gene encoding phosphomethylpyrimidine synthase ThiC, yielding MTLMDEAKKGNIPPQIHKVAEKEGIDPEIVRKYVAEGLITIPKNVLRETYPKAIGKCMGVKVNANVGTSRDFVDVEDEVKKAETAVKYGADSIMDLSTGGDLDSTRKLLMEAVDVPFGTVPIYQAASSQKTVVDMTSDDIINAVRKHAEDGVDFVTIHSGVNQNALQRLRKGERVMDVVSRGGSFTIAWMIHNEQENPLYSEFDYLIEIAKEYDMTLSLGDGMRPGCIHDASDNAKFMEFITLGELVKEARKSNVQTFVEGPGHVAADEVQLSVQSMKQLCHEAPLYLLGPLVTDIAPGYDHITGAIGGTIAGMSGADFLCMTTPAEHLALPTTDDIREGAIITKIAAHAADLTRQGQREKARKTDLQMAQARRDLDWEKQFDIAIDSEKPAAIRQSRKTGSDACSMCGELCALKVVQDALKGNTK
- a CDS encoding MBL fold metallo-hydrolase: MKITVLVDNNTLIDNYFEGEPALSFFIEEEGKKVLFDTGYSGLFLKNAALMEIDPAGLDYVVLSHGHLDHTWGLTELIKYYTNREFQEKKVNKPTLLCHPLALTPTIFENTTHIGNIINDEVFKNYFAPNLTTEPFWITENLVFLGEIPRKLEFETTKAIGDKQNPNGDVIPDKMSDDSALVWCSDEGIVIITGCSHAGICNITEYAKKVCKKDTIIDIIGGFHLLSASRQQLRNTAEYLYQRNVKDIHPCHCTDLEAKIFLSGYCNVREVGVGSTFHF
- a CDS encoding ABC transporter ATP-binding protein, whose protein sequence is MQQPEREYTTACNPAIETIGLLKSYMLADQEIPILHGLDLTINRGEFVAIMGPSGSGKSTLMNMLGCLDRPTMGEVRINNRNISELSDSEIAKLRGLEIGFVFQNFNLISRMNALENVLLPTYENSKDNVDPEKRGIELLELVGLGNRMDHKPSEMSGGQCQRVAIARSLINNPSIILADEPTGNLDSKTSLEIMNLFSELHRQGSTVIMITHDPQTAEYASRTIHLKDGYIENN